Proteins from a single region of Aureibacter tunicatorum:
- a CDS encoding septal ring lytic transglycosylase RlpA family protein, whose translation MFSPMMLLAQGDGVYVQHGQASFYADKFNGRLTANGERFSNNAMTAAHLTLPFNSVVRVTNKSNGKYVDVRINDRGPFVKGRIIDLTKKAAKKLEFYESGLANVKIQVINMASGNDKKPSTTVKPTVAKPAKREFYQVKTSVRDLRGYGVQVGSFKEMMNLMDLSNKLHTKYGQSVYVEVMKLNGQKMYRVFLGAFSGRSSAESLLKQVKRSYPDAFVKDYSKK comes from the coding sequence ATGTTTTCGCCTATGATGTTATTGGCTCAAGGCGATGGAGTGTATGTTCAACATGGGCAAGCTTCGTTTTATGCCGATAAATTCAATGGCAGGCTAACTGCTAATGGAGAGAGGTTTTCCAATAATGCAATGACTGCTGCTCATTTGACTTTGCCGTTCAATTCAGTGGTCAGAGTTACAAACAAGTCTAATGGAAAATATGTAGATGTAAGGATTAATGACAGAGGACCATTTGTAAAGGGCAGAATTATCGATCTGACAAAAAAAGCGGCTAAAAAGCTCGAATTTTACGAAAGCGGTTTGGCTAATGTGAAAATACAAGTCATTAATATGGCTTCGGGAAATGATAAAAAACCTTCAACTACCGTTAAGCCAACAGTTGCAAAGCCAGCCAAACGCGAGTTTTATCAAGTGAAAACTTCAGTAAGAGATCTGCGAGGATATGGCGTGCAGGTGGGGAGTTTCAAGGAAATGATGAATCTTATGGATTTGTCAAATAAGTTGCATACCAAATATGGCCAATCGGTATACGTTGAAGTCATGAAGTTGAACGGACAAAAAATGTACAGAGTGTTTTTAGGCGCGTTTAGCGGAAGATCATCCGCTGAGAGTTTGCTTAAGCAGGTAAAGCGAAGTTATCCTGATGCGTTTGTGAAAGATTATAGCAAGAAATAA
- a CDS encoding SDR family oxidoreductase, translating to MKILLTGATGYIGRRMIPFLVNDGHYVVCLVRDKSRLELESSLQDKVEVVVGDLNDPQSLECIPKDIEVAYFLVHSMSASKVHFLQMEHSVVLNFINAMEKTSVKQIIYLSGIVNDKNLSRHLFSRMHVEDILRVSPIPTTTLRAAIIIGSGSASFEIIRDLVEKLPVMIAPRWLNTKCQPIAIRNVLYYLSKCPGDERLYDRSFDIGGPDVLSYKQMLLQFAQVRKLKRYILTLPVLSPNLSAQWLRFVTSTSMSLAESLVDSMKNEVIVKHGGLEKLYPQELLSYKESVSKALRRVEDNEVISSWKDAYISGEANPNLQEFLQVPKYGCFIDDKKRVFTRNADDVFENIWTIGGRRGWYAMDPLWKLRGLMDKMVGGVGLRRGRRSQYDLKAGDALDFWRVLVADKPGRRLLLFAEMKVPGEAWLEFEVKENSDGTSEVRQTATFRPKGLLGRLYWYAMVPFHHFIFNGMIDCIVKV from the coding sequence ATGAAAATATTATTGACTGGTGCTACGGGATATATTGGCCGAAGAATGATCCCATTTTTGGTCAATGACGGACATTACGTGGTTTGTTTAGTGCGCGATAAAAGCAGGCTGGAATTGGAAAGCTCTCTTCAAGACAAAGTAGAGGTGGTCGTAGGGGATTTGAATGATCCACAGTCGCTTGAGTGCATTCCAAAAGATATCGAGGTCGCTTATTTTTTAGTCCATTCCATGAGCGCTTCCAAAGTGCATTTTCTTCAGATGGAGCATAGTGTGGTTTTGAACTTCATTAATGCTATGGAGAAAACATCAGTTAAGCAGATTATATACCTAAGCGGTATCGTCAATGATAAGAATTTAAGCAGGCATTTGTTTTCTAGAATGCATGTGGAGGATATCTTGAGAGTTTCTCCGATTCCAACCACTACGCTTCGGGCGGCGATAATCATAGGTTCTGGCAGCGCGTCTTTTGAGATAATACGGGATCTTGTAGAGAAATTGCCAGTGATGATAGCTCCAAGGTGGCTTAATACGAAGTGCCAGCCAATCGCCATTAGAAATGTGCTTTACTATTTGTCGAAATGTCCTGGGGATGAACGATTGTATGATCGCTCTTTTGATATAGGAGGCCCTGATGTCTTGTCTTACAAGCAGATGTTGTTGCAATTCGCTCAAGTTAGAAAGCTGAAGCGATATATTTTGACTTTGCCCGTTTTATCTCCAAATCTTTCGGCACAATGGCTGCGATTTGTCACATCCACTTCCATGTCCTTGGCGGAAAGCTTGGTCGATAGCATGAAAAACGAAGTAATTGTCAAGCATGGAGGCTTGGAAAAGCTATATCCGCAAGAATTGTTGTCTTATAAAGAGTCGGTGAGCAAGGCTTTGAGAAGAGTGGAGGACAATGAGGTTATTTCCAGTTGGAAAGACGCTTATATAAGCGGGGAAGCAAATCCAAATTTGCAGGAGTTCCTTCAGGTTCCAAAATATGGATGCTTTATAGATGATAAAAAGCGTGTGTTTACCCGGAATGCGGATGATGTGTTTGAGAATATCTGGACCATTGGGGGGCGAAGAGGCTGGTATGCTATGGATCCTTTGTGGAAGTTAAGGGGTTTGATGGATAAAATGGTCGGTGGCGTTGGTTTAAGAAGGGGACGAAGAAGCCAGTATGACTTGAAGGCTGGCGATGCTTTGGATTTTTGGAGGGTGCTTGTCGCTGACAAGCCTGGCAGGCGTTTGTTGCTTTTTGCGGAGATGAAAGTGCCGGGAGAGGCTTGGCTGGAGTTCGAGGTGAAGGAAAATAGCGATGGCACCAGTGAAGTTAGACAGACCGCGACATTTAGGCCTAAAGGCTTGTTGGGCAGGCTGTATTGGTATGCTATGGTTCCTTTTCACCATTTTATTTTCAATGGAATGATTGATTGCATCGTTAAAGTTTGA
- the trxA gene encoding thioredoxin: MSKALEITDANFAEIINSDQPVLVDFWAEWCGPCKMIGPIVEELAGEYEGKAVIGKVDVDTNPTVSAQFGIRSIPTLLVFKNGEVVDKQIGAVSKSILAGKLDAQLG; this comes from the coding sequence ATGAGTAAAGCATTAGAAATCACGGACGCTAATTTCGCAGAAATTATCAATTCAGATCAACCAGTACTTGTAGATTTTTGGGCTGAGTGGTGCGGACCATGTAAAATGATCGGACCTATCGTTGAGGAATTAGCTGGAGAATACGAAGGCAAAGCCGTGATAGGTAAAGTGGATGTTGACACAAACCCTACTGTTTCCGCTCAATTCGGAATCAGAAGCATCCCGACACTATTGGTATTCAAAAATGGAGAAGTTGTTGACAAGCAAATAGGAGCTGTAAGCAAATCTATCCTTGCAGGTAAACTAGACGCTCAATTGGGTTAA